ACAAGTTGAAGAAATTAACGATATTTTAAAGTAGTAGCTGAATAGTGTGAATAACTTCCCTTGTTTTACGCACAGTCTATCCACATGTAGATAGACTGTTTTTACATCTTTCAACGGGGTTATCCACATATCCACAAGCCCTATTACTATTACTACTATTTTTTATCTTTATTAATTAAATAAAATCTTATACTTACCGGAGGTTCTTCTTTATGCGTTTTTCAATTCAAAAAGACTATCTTGTAAGAAGTGTACAAGGTGTAATGAAGGCTGTTTCTTTTCGTACAACAATTCCGATCCTTACAGGAATTAAAGTTGTCGCTACGGAAGAAGGAGTTACATTAACAGGAAGCGATGCTGATATTTCGATTGAATCTTTTATCCCAGTTGAAGAGGATGGAAAAGAAATTGTAGAAGTAAAACAATCAGGAAGTATTGTTTTACAGGCTAAATATTTTAGTGAAATTGTAAAAAAATTGCCGAAAGAAACTGTAGAAATTTCTGTCGAAAATCATTTAATGACAAAAATAACTTCTGGGAAATCAGAATTTAATTTAAATGGTTTAGATTCTGCAGAATATCCATTGTTACCACAAATTGAAGAACATCATGTTTTTAAGATTCCAACAGATTTACTTAAACATATGATCAGACAAACTGTATTTGCAGTCTCCACTTCTGAAACAAGACCAATCTTGACAGGTGTAAACTGGAAGGTATATAACAGCGAACTAACTTGTATTGCTACAGATAGTCACAGGTTAGCTCTTCGAAAAGCAAAAATTGAAGGTATTGTAGATGAATTCCAGGCAAATGTTGTTATTCCGGGAAAAAGCTTAAATGAATTAAGCAAAATTCTAGATGAGTCTGAAGAAATGGTAGATATCGTTATTACGGAGTATCAAGTATTATTCCGTACAAAACATTTATTATTCTTCTCAAGATTGTTAGAAGGAAATTATCCTGATACAACTCGATTAATTCCTGCAGAGAGTAAAACAGATATTTTTGTAAATACAAAAGAATTTTTACAAGCAATTGATCGTGCATCTCTGTTAGCTAGAGATGGTCGTAATAATGTTGTGAAATTATCAACTTTAGAGCAGGCAATGCTAGAAATTTCTTCGAATTCACCAGAAATCGGGAAAGTAGTAGAAGAAGTTCAATGTGAAAAAGTAGATGGAGAAGAGTTAAAAATATCTTTTAGTGCAAAATATATGATGGATGCACTAAAGGCATTAGATAGTACTGAAATTAAGATTAGCTTTACTGGAGCAATGAGACCATTCTTAATTCGTACGGTAAATGATGAATCCATTATTCAATTAATTTTACCGGTTCGTACTTACTAAGTAAGAAATAAGGGTTGCTAGTTTTCAGATGCTAGTAGCCCTTATTTGATTTTTGGGTATTACTTTCCTAATGCTAGTTTATTTAGTACAATGAAAGAATGAACACTTTCAGAAAGTGAGCGATTTTATGAAACGTATTAAAATTTCAACAGAGTATATTACACTAGGGCAATTTTTAAAGTTAGCCGATGTAATTGATACAGGTGGCGCTGTAAAATGGTTTTTACAAGAATATGAAGTGTACGTGAATCAAGAACTTGAAAATAGAAGAGGGCGCAAGCTATATGCGAACGATATTATTGAAATTCCAGGAAGCGGAAGTTTCCAAGTTCAGTCATAAAGGGGGAGCCCTTTGTTTATTTCAGAAATACAATTAAAAAACTATCGCAATTATGAAAAATTAGAGCTTTCCTTTGAAGATAAAGTAAATGTAATTATCGGCGAGAACGCGCAAGGGAAAACGAATTTGATGGAAGCTATTTATGTTTTGGCGATGGCGAAATCTCATAGAACCTCTAATGATCGTGAGCTTATCCGTTGGGATGAAGATTTCGGTCAAATTAAAGGAAAGTTACAAAAGAGAAATAGTTCTTTGTCTTTGGAATTAAATATCTCGAAAAAAGGTAAAAAGGCAAAATTAAATCAACTTGAACAACAAAAATTGAGTCAATATATTGGCGTGATGAATGTTGTCATGTTTGCCCCAGAAGATTTAAATCTTGTAAAAGGAAGCCCTCAAGTAAGAAGACGCTTTTTAGATATGGAATTAGGCCAAATAGCTCCGGTCTATTTGTATGAATTGAGTCAATATCAAAAGGTGCTCACACAACGAAATCACTTGCTGAAAAAGATGCAAGGGAATAGTAAGAATGAGGAAACGATGTTGGATGTATTTACACTTCAACTTATTGAGCATGGTACAAAAATATTGCGAAAACGCTTTGAGTTTTTGCATTTACTACAAGAATGGGCAGCTCCAATTCATCGTGGTATAAGCCGTGGATTAGAAGAATTAGAAATTGTCTATAAACCGAGTGTAGATGTATCAGAATCAATGGATTTGTCGAAAATAAAAGAAGTATACTATGAAAGTTTTCAATCAGTGAAACAACGTGAAATTTTCCGTGGTACGACTTTAATTGGTCCTCATCGTGATGATTTACAATTCTTCGTTAATAGTAAAAATGTTCAAGTCTTTGGTTCGCAAGGACAACAACGAACGACCGCACTGTCCCTAAAATTAGCTGAAATTGAATTGATTTACTCAGAAGTTAAGGAATATCCGATTCTTTTACTCGATGATGTATTATCAGAATTAGATGATTATCGTCAATCGCATCTGTTAAATACAATTCAAGGAAAAGTGCAAACATTTGTGACAACGACGAGTGTCGACGGAATTGAACACGAAACATTAAAAGAAGCGAAAACAATTCATGTAACGAACGGCACGGTAGATTGTGAAATAGATAGGGCGTAATCCCTGTTTAAATGGAAAAGTAGGTGATCTTTGTGTCAATGGAACAAAAGCAAATGCAAGAAAATTCATATGATGAAAGTCAAATACAGGTACTTGAAGGACTAGAAGCAGTTCGAAAACGCCCTGGTATGTATATTGGATCTACAAGTGGAAAAGGACTTCACCATCTTGTATGGGAAATCGTTGATAATAGTATCGATGAAGCACTTGCAGGGTACTGTGACGAAATTAACGTTAGTATCGAAGAAGATAATAGTATTCGTGTAACAGATAATGGACGTGGTATTCCAGTTGGTATACAAGAAAAAATGGGACGTCCTGCTGTAGAAGTTATTATGACCGTTCTTCATGCTGGTGGTAAGTTTGGCGGCGGCGGTTATAAAGTTTCTGGTGGTTTGCATGGTGTTGGGGCATCTGTAGTAAATGCTCTATCAACAGAACTAGAGGTATTTGTACATCGTGAAGGTAAAATCCATTATCAAAAATACGAAAGAGGTATTCCGGTTGCGGATTTAAAAGTCATTGGTGATACAGATCAAACGGGAACGATAACTCGATTTAAACCAGATCCAGAAATTTTTCAGGAAACAACAGTATACGAATTTGATACACTAGCAACTCGTATGCGTGAATTAGCATTTTTAAATCGTAATATTAAACTGACGATTGAAGATAAACGTGAACATAAGCAAAAAAAAGAATTCCATTATGAAGGTGGAATTAAATCATATGTTGAGCATTTAAACCGCTCAAAACAACCAATCCATGAAGAGCCTGTATATGTAGAAGGATCAAAAGATGGTATTCAAGTTGAAGTTTCCTTACAGTATAACGAAGGATATACAAATAATATTTACTCATTTACGAACAACATTCACACGTATGAAGGTGGAACACATGAAGTAGGGTTTAAAACAGCTTTAACTCGTGTGATTAACGATTATGGGCGTAAAAATAGTATTCTAAAAGATGCAGACAGTAATTTAACTGGTGAGGACGTTCGTGAAGGTTTAACTGCAATTGTATCAATTAAACATCCAAATCCACAATTTGAAGGACAAACGAAGACGAAACTTGGGAATAGTGAAGCGAGAACGATTACAGAGTCTGTGTTTTCAGAGGCATTTGAAAAGTTCTTACTAGAAAACCCGAACGTTGCACGAAAAATCGTAGAAAAAGGTACGATGGCAGCGCGTGCACGTGTTGCAGCGAAAAAAGCACGTGAATTGACACGTCGTAAGAGCGCGTTAGAAGTTTCAAGTTTACCTGGTAAATTAGCAGATTGCTCTTCAAAAGATCCAGCAATTAGTGAAATTTACATTGTAGAGGGTGACTCTGCCGGTGGATCAGCAAAGCAAGGGCGTGATCGTCACTTCCAAGCGATTTTACCACTGAAAGGTAAAATTATTAACGTTGAAAAGGCAAGATTAGATAAAATCTTATCTAACGATGAAGTGCGTACAATTATTACTGCAATTGGTACGAACATTGGCGGAGATTTTGATATTGAGAAAGCTCGTTATCATAAAGTTATTATTATGACGGATGCCGACGTAGATGGTGCGCATATTCGTACCCTATTATTAACGTTCTTCTATCGTTATATGCGTCAAATTATTGAACATGGTTATATCTATATTGCACAGCCACCGTTGTTTAAAGTACAACAAGGTAAAAAAATTCAATATGCTTATAATGAGAAAGAGCTTGAAAAGATTTTAGCTGAATTACCAGCTCAACCTAAACCTGGAATCCAACGTTACAAAGGTTTAGGAGAAATGAATCCAACTCAGCTTTGGGAAACAACAATGGACCCAGAAGTACGTTCATTACTTCAAGTTTCCCTTCAAGATGCAATTGAAGCAGATGAAACATTTGAAATTTTAATGGGGGATAAAGTAGAGCCACGTCGTAACTTTATCCAAGAAAATGCAAAATACGTGAAAAACCTTGATATTTAAATGAGTAATGACAGGAATCTGAGTATTCCTGTCTTCTACATATAAATCAATGTATGTGTAACGGAAATGTAAGAGGAGGTGCTCGTTGATGTCAGACAATCAACAACAAGCACGAATTCGAGAAATTAATATTAGCCATGAAATGCGTACCTCATTTTTAGATTACGCAATGAGTGTTATCGTATCTCGTGCATTACCAGATGTTCGTGATGGATTAAAACCTGTGCATCGTAGGGTTTTATATGCGATGAATGATTTAGGAATTACGGCTGATAAAGCGTATAAAAAATCAGCACGTATTGTTGGTGAAGTAATCGGTAAGTATCACCCTCATGGTGATTCAGCTGTTTATGAAACGATGGTACGTATGGCGCAAGATTTCAGTCAACGTTATATGCTTGTTGATGGGCATGGTAACTTTGGATCTGTCGATGGAGATTCAGCGGCAGCAATGCGTTATACAGAAGCAAGAATGTCTAAAATCTCTATGGAATTAATACGTGATATTTCAAAAAATACAATTGATTATCAAGATAACTATGATGGTTCTGAAAGAGAGCCGATTGTGTTACCAGCGCGTTTTCCTAACTTACTAGTAAATGGTACGACAGGTAT
This genomic window from Bacillus anthracis str. Vollum contains:
- the gyrB gene encoding DNA topoisomerase (ATP-hydrolyzing) subunit B → MEQKQMQENSYDESQIQVLEGLEAVRKRPGMYIGSTSGKGLHHLVWEIVDNSIDEALAGYCDEINVSIEEDNSIRVTDNGRGIPVGIQEKMGRPAVEVIMTVLHAGGKFGGGGYKVSGGLHGVGASVVNALSTELEVFVHREGKIHYQKYERGIPVADLKVIGDTDQTGTITRFKPDPEIFQETTVYEFDTLATRMRELAFLNRNIKLTIEDKREHKQKKEFHYEGGIKSYVEHLNRSKQPIHEEPVYVEGSKDGIQVEVSLQYNEGYTNNIYSFTNNIHTYEGGTHEVGFKTALTRVINDYGRKNSILKDADSNLTGEDVREGLTAIVSIKHPNPQFEGQTKTKLGNSEARTITESVFSEAFEKFLLENPNVARKIVEKGTMAARARVAAKKARELTRRKSALEVSSLPGKLADCSSKDPAISEIYIVEGDSAGGSAKQGRDRHFQAILPLKGKIINVEKARLDKILSNDEVRTIITAIGTNIGGDFDIEKARYHKVIIMTDADVDGAHIRTLLLTFFYRYMRQIIEHGYIYIAQPPLFKVQQGKKIQYAYNEKELEKILAELPAQPKPGIQRYKGLGEMNPTQLWETTMDPEVRSLLQVSLQDAIEADETFEILMGDKVEPRRNFIQENAKYVKNLDI
- the yaaA gene encoding S4 domain-containing protein YaaA: MKRIKISTEYITLGQFLKLADVIDTGGAVKWFLQEYEVYVNQELENRRGRKLYANDIIEIPGSGSFQVQS
- the dnaN gene encoding DNA polymerase III subunit beta, producing the protein MRFSIQKDYLVRSVQGVMKAVSFRTTIPILTGIKVVATEEGVTLTGSDADISIESFIPVEEDGKEIVEVKQSGSIVLQAKYFSEIVKKLPKETVEISVENHLMTKITSGKSEFNLNGLDSAEYPLLPQIEEHHVFKIPTDLLKHMIRQTVFAVSTSETRPILTGVNWKVYNSELTCIATDSHRLALRKAKIEGIVDEFQANVVIPGKSLNELSKILDESEEMVDIVITEYQVLFRTKHLLFFSRLLEGNYPDTTRLIPAESKTDIFVNTKEFLQAIDRASLLARDGRNNVVKLSTLEQAMLEISSNSPEIGKVVEEVQCEKVDGEELKISFSAKYMMDALKALDSTEIKISFTGAMRPFLIRTVNDESIIQLILPVRTY
- the recF gene encoding DNA replication/repair protein RecF (All proteins in this family for which functions are known are DNA-binding proteins that assist the filamentation of RecA onto DNA for the initiation of recombination or recombinational repair.), whose protein sequence is MFISEIQLKNYRNYEKLELSFEDKVNVIIGENAQGKTNLMEAIYVLAMAKSHRTSNDRELIRWDEDFGQIKGKLQKRNSSLSLELNISKKGKKAKLNQLEQQKLSQYIGVMNVVMFAPEDLNLVKGSPQVRRRFLDMELGQIAPVYLYELSQYQKVLTQRNHLLKKMQGNSKNEETMLDVFTLQLIEHGTKILRKRFEFLHLLQEWAAPIHRGISRGLEELEIVYKPSVDVSESMDLSKIKEVYYESFQSVKQREIFRGTTLIGPHRDDLQFFVNSKNVQVFGSQGQQRTTALSLKLAEIELIYSEVKEYPILLLDDVLSELDDYRQSHLLNTIQGKVQTFVTTTSVDGIEHETLKEAKTIHVTNGTVDCEIDRA